The following are from one region of the Bactrocera oleae isolate idBacOlea1 chromosome 6, idBacOlea1, whole genome shotgun sequence genome:
- the Sarm gene encoding NAD(+) hydrolase sarm1 isoform X6, giving the protein MSDFSDSSHSGVSSPASSLIENFHKKTGNTPTTNVGAGGSGGVVTVTTVTTPGINGLTVGNCNGSNGLSSATTTTVGRHINTSSSSSVKETSSTSQHQVVNSSTTTRVEKKRLHHITSSSSSSTSSSSTSSSEMKTAALKRDLSEIKNSMSEITDLVGRNTNNASSGGGLGSNKNLAISASAHQPSINDLTQINALNSSDAINKLKKKIRSSIENLVDSDAEPLVTFPDTDDDHHNLADLVSASNGKLTANGLNGSGKIVDTVKFEEKRTKTESKTKVVADGFSTEQATSNLAEMKRLQTGDIDYQEAKAAAAMRNRTEMDGVKTEENAAVIQEALSLRTGDITQQASNNVAAASIKVQSDTFSADKKAISQSQQSQTMTSNGIISQEKHMSSASQANYTMTHKGVSSSGSSMISSTSSALIKLHDLKLDDLKALTSGSGQREIEQAIAKYSRVLTSFVNTLEDSKAAQEKSLYLEKINEVMQRAWAVPTHGHELGYSLCNSLRNSGGLDLLMKNCVQGDMKIKFSSAKLLEQCLTTENRTHVVDNGLDKVVNVACMCTKEPNTEHSRVGTGILEHLFKHSEGTCSDVIKLGGLDAVLFECRTNDVETLRHCASALANLSLYGGAENQEAMIFRKVPMWLFPLAFHDDDNIKYYACLAIAVLVANKEIEAEVLKSGCLDLVEPFVTTHDPSEFARSNLAHAHGQSKHWLERLVPVLSSNREEARNLAAFHFCMEAGIKREQGNTEIFRDIGAIEALKTVASCPNAIASKFAAQALRLIGETVPHKLSQQVPLWSVEDVQEWVKQINFGQFVKQFEESQVDGDLLLKLNEENLRDDIGIANGILLKRFERELQNLKRMADYSSKDTAKMHHFLAEIGSEYCTYTYAMLNAGIDRNSLPQLNEDMLIAECGIKNSIHRLRILNAVKNLENSLPSSSEENMAKTLDVFVSYRRSNGSQLASLLKVHLQLRGFSVFIDVERLEAGKFDNGLLNSIRQAKNFVLVLTPNALQRCVDDDDGKDWVHREIVAALKSNCNIIPIIDQQFMWPETDRLPEDMRSVCHFNGVTWIHDYQDACIDKLERFMRGEKNLDRLVGIPSTPGSVTYQRMHSNDSDYQQSVGGGSVGGGVNGVVCVGGAGGAANSSGQAANHQANRYRQSPSPARQRIGGSCGPLGSNGQLSMFGRGSKRNLITPYRTQQTMAQPKALLMGGSMQNMSPTGYRPPRRSSASGINNGNSNGVTAGAAANYRSHSVDELLDTTDGLGSNDRIADMAARVTAGSTALTNASSTSTLQPGNDYASSVGSLSEFSNEAPQTVARREKSANIPPNAQHRKSRSLDHFLDDKTLALVVASKPQPAPMEGTQSMQNLATPATPDLKRGTRTQPLTQRGDSVSTSSAATTPEPADIGVRKTHGGGGMLPLTRRSPEGVSSTDDAQSLRSSNTSCGSMFRSQVRASAHTHRGSQNSGKTSTSSLSSNAPGNNTHSNNNNNNANNKTILNRTIKKVRSLMKNNDLDDDEIRDLILTKTTTPSSGRIIFW; this is encoded by the exons GTCGTTAATAGCAGTACAACAACGCGCGTTGAAAAGAAACGTCTACACCATATTACATCCTCATCATCTTCGTCAACGTCCTCCTCGTCCACATCATCGTCCGAAATGAAGACGGCAGCACTGAAACGCGACTTGAGCGAAATCAAAAATTCCATGTCCGAAATCACCGATCTGGTCGGTCGCAACACCAACAATGCGAGCAGTGGTGGTGGTCTGGGCAGCAACAAAAATCTGGCCATCTCAGCGTCAGCGCATCAGCCATCCATAAACGATCTCACACAAATCAATGCGCTAAACAGCTCGGATGCCATCAACAAATTGAAGAAGAA AATCCGCTCATCCATTGAAAATCTCGTCGACAGCGATGCCGAACCGTTGGTAACGTTTCCCGACACAGATGATGATCATCATAATTTAGCCGATTTGGTGAGTGCTTCGAATGGCAAATTGACGGCCAATGGACTGAATGGGTCGGGTAAAATCGTCGACACCGTTAAATTCGAAGAGAAACGCACAAAGACCGAATCGAAGACGAAAGTCGTAGCCGACGGTTTCAGTACGGAGCAGGCAACTAGTAATTTAGCCGAAATGAAACGGTTACAAACGGGTGATATCGACTATCAGGAGGCTAAGGCGGCAGCAGCGATGCGAAATCGCACCGAAATGGATGGTGTGAAAACCGAGGAGAATGCCGCCGTTATACAG GAAGCCCTCTCGCTACGCACTGGCGATATAACTCAACAGGCTAGCAACAATGTGGCCGCCGCCAGTATTAAAGTGCAAAGTGACACCTTCTCCGCCGACAAGAAAGCCATCTCACAATCGCAACAATCACAGACGATGACCTCGAACGGCATTATCAGTCAGGAGAAACATATGTCGTCTGCTTCACAAGCGAATTACACAATGACCCATAAGGGTGTCTCCAGTTCGGGCAGCAGCATGATCTCGTCCACCTCATCGGCGCTCATCAAATTGCACGATCTAAAGTTGGATGATCTGAAAGCGCTAACATCTGGCAGCGGACAGCGAGAAATCGAACAGGCTATCGCTAAATATTCCCGAGTATTGACATCATTCGTAAATACGCTGGAGGATTCGAAGGCAGCGCAAGAGAAATCACTGTATTTGGAGAAAATCAATGAGGTCATGCAGCGCGCTTGGGCTGTGCCCACACACGGACACGAGCTCGGCTATAGTTTGTGCAATTCATTGCGTAATAGTGGCGGTTTAGATTTGCTCATGAAGAATTGTGTACAGGGTGATATGAAAATCAAGTTCTCATCGGCCAAATTATTGGAGCAATGTCTAACCACAGAAAATCGTACACATGTCGTCGACAATGGTCTCGACAAAGTGGTGAATGTGGCTTGTATGTGCACAAAGGAACCGAACACAGAGCATTCGCGTGTGGGTACCGGCATACTGGAGCATCTATTCAAACACTCGGAGGGTACGTGCTCGGATGTCATCAAATTGGGTGGTCTCGATGCTGTACTCTTCGAATGTCGTACAAATGATGTGGAGACTTTGCGTCATTGCGCTAGTGCCTTAGCCAATTTGTCACTCTATGGTGGTGCGGAAAATCAAGAAGCTATGATCTTTCGCAAAGTACCCATGTGGCTATTCCCGTTGGCATTCCATGACGATGATAATATAAAGTATTACGCCTGCCTTGCAATTGCCGTACTCGTGGCGAACAAAGAGATCGAAGCTGAAGTGCTTAAATCAGGTTGTCTCGATTTAGTGGAACCGTTCGTCACCACACACGATCCCTCCGAATTCGCGCGCTCCAATTTAGCGCATGCTCATGGACAAAGCAAACATTGGCTTGAACGTTTGGTGCCAGTATTGAGTTCGAACCGTGAGGAAGCACGCAATCTCGCCGCTTTCCATTTCTGCATGGAGGCGGGCATTAAGCGTGAACAAGGCAATACAGAAATCTTTCGCGATATTGGCGCGATCGAAGCTCTTAAGACTGTAGCGAGTTGCCCGAATGCGATCGCATCTAAATTCGCCGCGCAAGCGCTACGTCTCATCGGCGAAACCGTGCCACATAAACTCTCGCAACAAGTACCGTTATGGTCGGTCGAAGACGTGCAAGAATGGGTGAAGCAAATTAATTTCGGTCAGTTCGTAAAACAATTCGAGGAGTCACAAGTTGATGGTGATCTCTTGTTGAAGCTGAATGAGGAAAATCTACGCGATGATATTGGCATTGCGAATGGCATACTATTGAAGCGTTTCGAACGCGAGCTACAAAATCTCAAACGCATGGCCGACTACTCATCGAAGGATACGGCGAAGATGCATCATTTTTTGGCTGAAATCGGTTCAGAGTactgcacatatacatatgcaatgcTAAATGCCGGCATAGATCGGAACTCGCTGCCACAGCTGAATGAGGACATGCTCATTGCGGAGTGTGGCATCAAGAACTCCATACATCGGCTACGTATACTGAATGCCGTAAAAAATCTGGAAAACTCATTACCCAGCTCGTCGGAGGAGAATATGGCAAAGACGTTGGATGTCTTTGTCAGTTATCGGCGTTCGAATGGCTCGCAGTTGGCCAGTTTATTGAAG GTTCACTTGCAGTTGCGCGGTTTCTCGGTGTTCATCGATGTTGAGCGCCTGGAAGCGGGCAAATTCGATAATGGACTGCTAAACAGTATTCGACAGGCGAAAAATTTCGTTTTAGTATTAACACCAAATGCGTTGCAACGCTGTGTGGATGACGACGATGGCAAGGATTGGGTGCATCGC GAAATCGTCGCCGCGTTGAAATCAAATTGTAATATTATTCCTATAATTGATCAACAATTTATGTGGCCCGAGACCGATCGCTTGCCCGAAGATATGCGCAGCGTATGCCATTTCAACGGCGTCACGTGGATACATGACTATCAGGATGCCTGCATCGATAAACTAGAGAG ATTCATGCGTGGTGAGAAGAATTTGGATCGCCTTGTGGGCATACCCAGCACACCGGGCTCGGTGACCTACCAAAGAATGCACAGCAATGACTCCGACTATCAGCAGAGCGTGGGCGGCGGCAGCGTCGGCGGCGGTGTTAATGGCGTTGTATGTGTTGGCGGTGCCGGTGGTGCGGCGAATAGCAGCGGACAAG CAGCTAATCACCAGGCAAATAGATACCGGCAATCCCCCTCACCGGCCAGACAACGGATAGGCGGCAGCTGCGGGCCGCTCGGCAGCAACGGTCAACTGAGCATGTTCGGGCGTGGTTCGAAGCGCAACCTAATAACGCCTTACCGCACACAACAGACAATGGCACAGCCGAAGGCGCTGCTCATGGGTGGTTCCATGCAAAACATGTCACCGACTGGCTACCGGCCGCCACGACGCAGCTCGGCTAGTGGCATTAATAATGGCAATAGCAATGGCGTGACAGCCGGTGCTGCCGCTAACTATCGCAGTCACAGCGTCGATGAATTGCTGGACACCACTGACGGTTTGGGCTCCAACGATCGTATTGCCGATATGGCAGCACGCGTTACGGCCGGCAGCACAGCGCTGACCAACGCCAGTTCGACGAGCACACTCCAACCGGGCAATGATTACGCCTCATCGGTCGGTTCGCTGTCCGAGTTTTCCAATGAAGCGCCGCAAACGGTCGCTAGACGTGAGAAGAGCGCAAATATACCACCCAATGCGCAGCATCGTAAATCGCGTTCACTCGATCATTTTCTCGATGATAAGACGTTGGCGTTGGTGGTGGCGTCGAAACCACAACCGGCACCCATGGAAGGTACACAGAGTATGCAGAATCTTGCCACACCCGCAACGCCCGATCTCAAACGCGGCACACGCACACAACCGTTGACGCAACGCGGCGACAGCGTGTCCACATCCAGCGCCGCAACGACGCCCGAACCTGCCGATATCGGCGTACGGAAGACGCACGGCGGTGGCGGCATGCTGCCGTTGACGCGTCGCAGCCCGGAGGGTGTCAGCTCGACTGATGATGCACAATCGTTGCGCAGCAGCAATACTTCGTGCGGCAGCATGTTCAGATCGCAGGTGCGCGCATCGGCGCATACGCATCGCGGTAGTCAGAATAGTGGCAAAACGTCGACGTCATCGCTGAGTAGCAATGCGCCAGGCAACAACAcgcacagcaataacaacaacaacaatgcaaacaaTAAAACCATTCTGAATCgaacaattaaaaaagttcGTTCGCTGATGAAAAA TAACGACTTAGACGACGACGAAATACGTGatttaatattaacaaaaacaacaacaccatcTTCCGGCAGAATTATATTTTGGTAG
- the Sarm gene encoding NAD(+) hydrolase sarm1 isoform X5: MSDFSDSSHSGVSSPASSLIENFHKKTGNTPTTNVGAGGSGGVVTVTTVTTPGINGLTVGNCNGSNGLSSATTTTVGRHINTSSSSSVKETSSTSQHQVVNSSTTTRVEKKRLHHITSSSSSSTSSSSTSSSEMKTAALKRDLSEIKNSMSEITDLVGRNTNNASSGGGLGSNKNLAISASAHQPSINDLTQINALNSSDAINKLKKKIRSSIENLVDSDAEPLVTFPDTDDDHHNLADLVSASNGKLTANGLNGSGKIVDTVKFEEKRTKTESKTKVVADGFSTEQATSNLAEMKRLQTGDIDYQEAKAAAAMRNRTEMDGVKTEENAAVIQEALSLRTGDITQQASNNVAAASIKVQSDTFSADKKAISQSQQSQTMTSNGIISQEKHMSSASQANYTMTHKGVSSSGSSMISSTSSALIKLHDLKLDDLKALTSGSGQREIEQAIAKYSRVLTSFVNTLEDSKAAQEKSLYLEKINEVMQRAWAVPTHGHELGYSLCNSLRNSGGLDLLMKNCVQGDMKIKFSSAKLLEQCLTTENRTHVVDNGLDKVVNVACMCTKEPNTEHSRVGTGILEHLFKHSEGTCSDVIKLGGLDAVLFECRTNDVETLRHCASALANLSLYGGAENQEAMIFRKVPMWLFPLAFHDDDNIKYYACLAIAVLVANKEIEAEVLKSGCLDLVEPFVTTHDPSEFARSNLAHAHGQSKHWLERLVPVLSSNREEARNLAAFHFCMEAGIKREQGNTEIFRDIGAIEALKTVASCPNAIASKFAAQALRLIGETVPHKLSQQVPLWSVEDVQEWVKQINFGQFVKQFEESQVDGDLLLKLNEENLRDDIGIANGILLKRFERELQNLKRMADYSSKDTAKMHHFLAEIGSEYCTYTYAMLNAGIDRNSLPQLNEDMLIAECGIKNSIHRLRILNAVKNLENSLPSSSEENMAKTLDVFVSYRRSNGSQLASLLKVHLQLRGFSVFIDVERLEAGKFDNGLLNSIRQAKNFVLVLTPNALQRCVDDDDGKDWVHREIVAALKSNCNIIPIIDQQFMWPETDRLPEDMRSVCHFNGVTWIHDYQDACIDKLERFMRGEKNLDRLVGIPSTPGSVTYQRMHSNDSDYQQSVGGGSVGGGVNGVVCVGGAGGAANSSGQDHKRASITCCAFCLKPSSCTPISTCLSSPTQLHPNVT, from the exons GTCGTTAATAGCAGTACAACAACGCGCGTTGAAAAGAAACGTCTACACCATATTACATCCTCATCATCTTCGTCAACGTCCTCCTCGTCCACATCATCGTCCGAAATGAAGACGGCAGCACTGAAACGCGACTTGAGCGAAATCAAAAATTCCATGTCCGAAATCACCGATCTGGTCGGTCGCAACACCAACAATGCGAGCAGTGGTGGTGGTCTGGGCAGCAACAAAAATCTGGCCATCTCAGCGTCAGCGCATCAGCCATCCATAAACGATCTCACACAAATCAATGCGCTAAACAGCTCGGATGCCATCAACAAATTGAAGAAGAA AATCCGCTCATCCATTGAAAATCTCGTCGACAGCGATGCCGAACCGTTGGTAACGTTTCCCGACACAGATGATGATCATCATAATTTAGCCGATTTGGTGAGTGCTTCGAATGGCAAATTGACGGCCAATGGACTGAATGGGTCGGGTAAAATCGTCGACACCGTTAAATTCGAAGAGAAACGCACAAAGACCGAATCGAAGACGAAAGTCGTAGCCGACGGTTTCAGTACGGAGCAGGCAACTAGTAATTTAGCCGAAATGAAACGGTTACAAACGGGTGATATCGACTATCAGGAGGCTAAGGCGGCAGCAGCGATGCGAAATCGCACCGAAATGGATGGTGTGAAAACCGAGGAGAATGCCGCCGTTATACAG GAAGCCCTCTCGCTACGCACTGGCGATATAACTCAACAGGCTAGCAACAATGTGGCCGCCGCCAGTATTAAAGTGCAAAGTGACACCTTCTCCGCCGACAAGAAAGCCATCTCACAATCGCAACAATCACAGACGATGACCTCGAACGGCATTATCAGTCAGGAGAAACATATGTCGTCTGCTTCACAAGCGAATTACACAATGACCCATAAGGGTGTCTCCAGTTCGGGCAGCAGCATGATCTCGTCCACCTCATCGGCGCTCATCAAATTGCACGATCTAAAGTTGGATGATCTGAAAGCGCTAACATCTGGCAGCGGACAGCGAGAAATCGAACAGGCTATCGCTAAATATTCCCGAGTATTGACATCATTCGTAAATACGCTGGAGGATTCGAAGGCAGCGCAAGAGAAATCACTGTATTTGGAGAAAATCAATGAGGTCATGCAGCGCGCTTGGGCTGTGCCCACACACGGACACGAGCTCGGCTATAGTTTGTGCAATTCATTGCGTAATAGTGGCGGTTTAGATTTGCTCATGAAGAATTGTGTACAGGGTGATATGAAAATCAAGTTCTCATCGGCCAAATTATTGGAGCAATGTCTAACCACAGAAAATCGTACACATGTCGTCGACAATGGTCTCGACAAAGTGGTGAATGTGGCTTGTATGTGCACAAAGGAACCGAACACAGAGCATTCGCGTGTGGGTACCGGCATACTGGAGCATCTATTCAAACACTCGGAGGGTACGTGCTCGGATGTCATCAAATTGGGTGGTCTCGATGCTGTACTCTTCGAATGTCGTACAAATGATGTGGAGACTTTGCGTCATTGCGCTAGTGCCTTAGCCAATTTGTCACTCTATGGTGGTGCGGAAAATCAAGAAGCTATGATCTTTCGCAAAGTACCCATGTGGCTATTCCCGTTGGCATTCCATGACGATGATAATATAAAGTATTACGCCTGCCTTGCAATTGCCGTACTCGTGGCGAACAAAGAGATCGAAGCTGAAGTGCTTAAATCAGGTTGTCTCGATTTAGTGGAACCGTTCGTCACCACACACGATCCCTCCGAATTCGCGCGCTCCAATTTAGCGCATGCTCATGGACAAAGCAAACATTGGCTTGAACGTTTGGTGCCAGTATTGAGTTCGAACCGTGAGGAAGCACGCAATCTCGCCGCTTTCCATTTCTGCATGGAGGCGGGCATTAAGCGTGAACAAGGCAATACAGAAATCTTTCGCGATATTGGCGCGATCGAAGCTCTTAAGACTGTAGCGAGTTGCCCGAATGCGATCGCATCTAAATTCGCCGCGCAAGCGCTACGTCTCATCGGCGAAACCGTGCCACATAAACTCTCGCAACAAGTACCGTTATGGTCGGTCGAAGACGTGCAAGAATGGGTGAAGCAAATTAATTTCGGTCAGTTCGTAAAACAATTCGAGGAGTCACAAGTTGATGGTGATCTCTTGTTGAAGCTGAATGAGGAAAATCTACGCGATGATATTGGCATTGCGAATGGCATACTATTGAAGCGTTTCGAACGCGAGCTACAAAATCTCAAACGCATGGCCGACTACTCATCGAAGGATACGGCGAAGATGCATCATTTTTTGGCTGAAATCGGTTCAGAGTactgcacatatacatatgcaatgcTAAATGCCGGCATAGATCGGAACTCGCTGCCACAGCTGAATGAGGACATGCTCATTGCGGAGTGTGGCATCAAGAACTCCATACATCGGCTACGTATACTGAATGCCGTAAAAAATCTGGAAAACTCATTACCCAGCTCGTCGGAGGAGAATATGGCAAAGACGTTGGATGTCTTTGTCAGTTATCGGCGTTCGAATGGCTCGCAGTTGGCCAGTTTATTGAAG GTTCACTTGCAGTTGCGCGGTTTCTCGGTGTTCATCGATGTTGAGCGCCTGGAAGCGGGCAAATTCGATAATGGACTGCTAAACAGTATTCGACAGGCGAAAAATTTCGTTTTAGTATTAACACCAAATGCGTTGCAACGCTGTGTGGATGACGACGATGGCAAGGATTGGGTGCATCGC GAAATCGTCGCCGCGTTGAAATCAAATTGTAATATTATTCCTATAATTGATCAACAATTTATGTGGCCCGAGACCGATCGCTTGCCCGAAGATATGCGCAGCGTATGCCATTTCAACGGCGTCACGTGGATACATGACTATCAGGATGCCTGCATCGATAAACTAGAGAG ATTCATGCGTGGTGAGAAGAATTTGGATCGCCTTGTGGGCATACCCAGCACACCGGGCTCGGTGACCTACCAAAGAATGCACAGCAATGACTCCGACTATCAGCAGAGCGTGGGCGGCGGCAGCGTCGGCGGCGGTGTTAATGGCGTTGTATGTGTTGGCGGTGCCGGTGGTGCGGCGAATAGCAGCGGACAAG ACCATAAGAGAGCATCAATAACTTGTTGTGCCTTTTGCCTGAAACCGTCGTCGTGCACGCCCATTTCAACGTGTTTGTCTTCTCCAACGCAACTACATCCCAATGTCACCTAA